One genomic segment of Paenibacillus xylanexedens includes these proteins:
- a CDS encoding DMT family transporter produces MNTTHTRGYAYIAAILYAAIIGLSFLFVKMTVTVAHPIDVLAHRFALSLIVVSIPIIFGWIKIRLSLRDLWRIIPLGLLSPVLFFAFQAFGLVSSNSSEAGIIQAMAPVFTLVLASVFLKERTSTMQKLFLLLSVAGVVFIFIMQGSGMSIGNLKGIALLLLSTVCFAGYGVLARPLTQKYKPMELTWVTLMVGCIVFNAASLIRHASSGSMMDYIKPLGDTSYLGALAYLAILSTMISTLLASYALTHLEASQMSVFSNLSTLISIVGGAWILHEPVGSYHYIGALLIIAGVLGTNMSGRKHKLVSGIKA; encoded by the coding sequence ATGAACACAACACACACTCGGGGATATGCTTATATCGCAGCTATACTGTACGCAGCTATTATCGGTCTATCTTTTTTATTTGTTAAAATGACCGTCACTGTTGCACATCCGATTGATGTGCTTGCCCACCGATTCGCGCTGTCGTTGATCGTTGTCAGCATTCCTATCATTTTTGGCTGGATCAAAATTCGACTTAGCCTTCGTGATCTGTGGAGAATTATTCCACTTGGGCTGTTATCTCCTGTCTTATTTTTTGCCTTTCAAGCCTTTGGACTTGTCTCTTCCAACTCATCGGAAGCCGGAATTATTCAGGCTATGGCCCCTGTATTCACACTCGTTCTCGCTTCAGTATTCCTGAAAGAACGCACATCAACGATGCAGAAGCTATTCCTGCTTCTATCTGTCGCTGGAGTAGTTTTTATCTTCATAATGCAAGGAAGCGGCATGTCTATAGGTAACCTGAAAGGGATTGCATTATTGCTGCTATCCACAGTCTGTTTTGCAGGGTATGGTGTGCTTGCAAGACCATTAACCCAGAAGTACAAACCAATGGAACTAACATGGGTCACATTAATGGTTGGCTGTATTGTATTTAACGCCGCTTCCCTGATCCGTCATGCTTCCAGCGGTTCCATGATGGACTACATCAAACCACTTGGAGATACATCCTATCTGGGTGCGCTCGCTTATCTGGCAATTCTCTCCACCATGATCTCTACCCTGCTCGCGAGCTATGCCCTTACTCATCTGGAGGCTTCGCAAATGAGTGTATTCAGCAATCTGTCCACGCTCATCTCCATCGTAGGAGGTGCATGGATATTGCATGAACCAGTGGGTAGCTATCACTATATTGGTGCATTGTTAATTATCGCCGGTGTGCTTGGCACCAATATGAGCGGTCGTAAACATAAGCTGGTCAGTGGAATCAAAGCGTGA